Below is a genomic region from Actinomadura sp. NAK00032.
CGACACGACACCGGCCCGCACGGTCACAGCGACGGAAACCGTGGCGTGAGGATCGACCGGCTCGCAACGGGGGTTCCAAGGGGTCGCCCCCCTGGGCAAACACAGCACGGGCAGGCACGCGGAGTGAGCGCTAGCGAGCGCAGCGGGCATGCCCGTCGAGCCGGGCGACCGCAGCGACACGACACCGGCCCGCACGGTCACAGCGACGGAAACCGTGGCGTGAGGATCGACCGGCTCGCAACGGGGGTTCCAGGGGGTCGCCCCCCTGGGCAAATACAGCCTAGGCTGGGGCGGGATGAGTGACGTTAGGGGAGTGGTCGTGACCGGCCGGCAGCAGAAGCGGGTGCGGGGCGGCAGTCGGGTGCGCAGTGCGGTGCTGTGGGAGGCCCTGCGCGCCGTTCTCGGCCGCATCACCCCTGAGGCCGGGCCGCGCGACGTGGTGGACGTCGGCGGTGGCACCGGCGGGTTCGCGGTGCCGCTCGCCGAGCTGGGGCACCGGGTCACGGTGGTCGACGCCAACCCGGACGCGCTCGCCGCGCTGGAGCGCCGCGCCGCCGAGTCCGGGGTGCGGGTCCGCGCGGTGCAGGGCGACGCCGTCGACCTGCCCGACCTGCTGGGCCCGGACGCCGCCGACCTCGTGCTGTGCCACAGCGTCCTGGAGTACGTCGACGACCCCGGCGCGGCGATGGCGGCCCTCACCGGCGCCGTCCGGCCGGGCGGTTCCGTCAGCGTGCTCGTCGCCGGGCAGGTCGCCGCGGCGCTGCACCGCGCCGTGGCCGGGCACTTCGACGACGCGCGGCGGGTGCTGACCGACCCCGCCGGGCGCTGGGGCGATGGCGACCGGATGCCGCGCCGCTTCACCCGCGAGACGCTGTCGGCGCTGGTGCGGGGCGCGGGCCTGCGGGTCGCCGAGCTGCACGGTGTCCGCATCTTCGCCGACCTGGTGCCGAGCGGCCTGCTGGACGGCGACTCCGACTCCGCCGACGCGCTGATCGCGCTGGAGTCGGTCGCGGCCGTCCACCCGGTCCTGCGGGACCTCGCCACCCAGCTGCACCTGGTGGCCGACAAGCCGGCCGGCTAGCCGTGAGCCGCAAGCAGCAGCTGCACCGGCCCGGGCCGCAGCCGGGCCCGCCCGCCGACGACACCGGCTGCCACATCCTGCACGTCGACATGGACGCGTTCTTCGTCAGCGTCGAGCTGCTCGAACGGCCCGAGCTGCGCGGGCGTCCGGTGATCGTGGGCGGCGCCGGGCCGCGCGGCGTGGTGTCCGCGGCGTCCTATGAGGCCCGCGCCTTCGGGGTGCACTCGGCGATGCCGATGACGCGCGCGCGGCGGCTGTGCCCGCAGGCGGTCGTGCTGCCGGTGAGCCACGGCAAGTACTCCCGCGTCTCCGCCGCCGTGTTCGAGATCTTCCGCTCGGTCACCCCGCTGGTGGAGGGCCTGTCGCTGGACGAGGCGTTCCTCGACGTGGCGGGCGCCCGGCGGCGGCTCGGCCGGCCCGCGCGGATCGCGCAGGTCATCCGCGAGCAGGTGCGCGACCAGCAGGGGATCACCTGCTCGGTCGGCGTCGCGAGCACGAAGTTCATCGCCAAGCTCGCCTCGACCCGGTGCAAACCGGACGGCCTGCTCGTCGTCCCCGCGGACGGCGCCGTCGACTTCCTGCACCCGCTGCCCGTCGCGTCCCTGTGGGGCGTCGGGGAGCGGACGGAGCAGACGCTCGTCCGGCTGGGCCTGCGGACGGTCGGGCAGCTCGCCCAGGTGCCGCTCCCCACGCTCCAGCGCGAGCTCGGCACCGCGCTCGGCGCGCACCTGCACGAGCTGGCCTGGGGCCGCGACGCGCGCGAGGTCGTCCCGGAGACGCCCGACAAGAGCATCGGCGCGGAGGAGACGTTCGACACCGACGTCGACGACCCGGAGGTCATCCGCCGGACGCTGCTGCGGCTGGCGGAGAAGACCGGCGAGCGGCTGCGCGCCGGCGGGAACGCGGGCCGGACGGTCAGCGTCAAACTGCGGATGGCGAGCTTCAAGACGATCACCCGGGCGCGGACGCTGAGCGAGCCGACCGACCTCGCCCGTGTGATCTATGTCACAGCATGCGAGCTGTACGAGGCGGCCGGGCTGGAACGGGTACGACTCCGACTGGTCGGCGTCCGGGTGGAGAACCTGGGCCCGGCCGGCGAGGCCCCCCGTCAGCTCGCCTTCGACGAGCCGGAACGCGGTTGGCGTGAGGCCGAGCGAGCCATGGACCAGGTCGCGCACCGGTTCGGCCGCGGCGCGGTCCGCCCCGCCGCGCTGGTGCGGCGCGCGGCGGACGGTGACGGACGGGACGGCAGGGACGGAAGACAATGAAAGAAGGCGGTGGGGTGACCGGCACCGGGCCCTCGGCGGGCCGTTCGCTTTCGTACGCTCGACAGTGCTCGTATTCTGGGCATATCACCGTTGACGTTCGCGTCCCGCATCGGATACCCCGTCGCGGAGCTGTCGTTGGGAGGTGCCGTGCCGCTCTCTGAGCACGAGCAGCGCATGCTCGAACAGATCGAATCGGCTCTGTACGCCGAGGATCCGAAGTTCGCTCACGCGGTTCGCTCGACCAACCCCCAGGTCCACTACAAGCGCCGGATCGTGAAGGCCGCCCTCGGCTTCGTCGTGGGCGTCTGCGCGCTGATGGCCGGCCTCGTGATCAACGAGGGCACGGTCACCATCGCGATCAGCGTGACGGGTTTCCTGCTGATGGTGGTCTGCTGCGTCTGGGCGCTGACGAGCTGGAAGCGCATGACGGGCATCGGCAACGAGCCCGCCCGCCCCGGCGGCGGCCGCGCCGCCCGCCCGGCCAAGGCGGGCTTCATGGAACGCATGGAAGAACGCTGGCGCCGCCGCACCGAGGGCGACTGACCGACGTCCGTAGCGGAGCGGAGGACGGCGGTCAGTCCTGCTCAGGCGGGGGTCTGGGGGTTGTCCCTCAGGAGTGATGCTGTCCGACGTCCGTAGCGGAGCGCTGGTGGAGCGGAGGGCGGCGGTCAGTCCTGCTCAGGCGGGGGTCTGGGGGTTGTCCCTCAGGAGTGACACTGACCGACGTCCGCAGCGGGGTGCTGGCGGAGTGGTGGGCGGCGGCTAGTCCTGCTTGTGCGGGGGCTGGAGGTGCCCCCAGGGAGTGACGCTGGCCGGTCGGTCTCCGTGGTGGAGCTCTAGCGAAGCGGAGAGCGACGGGGCTGCTGACCGGCGTCCGCAGTGTGGGCGGCGGTCAGTTCTGCTTCTGAGTGGGTGGAGTGACCGGCGCCCGTAGGGGATGAGGGTGTCGGTTTCGTTCTGGCTTGGGGGCGCCTCTGGGCGGCGGTCGGTCTTCAAGGGTGGGCGGCCCGGGTGCGTTTACTTGCGGCGGAGGCGGGACGGGAGGTCGTTGAGGCGGGCGGTGACGTCCAGGACGCGGTCTCCGGCGGTGCGGAGGGCCGTGCGTGTCTGCGCCATGGTCGACGGGGGCAGGAGCCGGGCGCGCCAGCGGGTGCGGCGGCCCACGGACGCGGCGAACGCCTCGCGGACGGTGCGGACGTCGGCGCGCAGCCGCTCCGCCGGCTCGGGGGAGCGGGACTGGGAGTAGCGGGCCAATTCCTCCGCGCGGGCGATGCGGGTGAGGGCCTGGGCGCCCGCCGCGTCCAGTTCCAGGAGTTCGCCGAGGCGGCGCGCGGTCGCGCGCGGGGAGTCGCTGGGCCGCCATTCGAGCCCGTGGTCGAGCGCGTCCGCGCGCATCTCCCGCCAGGCGGCGTGGGCCGCGCCCGCCGGGTCGGGGGCGGCCGCCGCCCGCGTCCGGGGGCGGGGCGGGGCGCCGGGCGGCGGCGGTGAGGGCGGCGGGGCCAGTGCGGCCCAGCGGCGGCGCCGGGTGATCATCCGCAGTGCCATGGGGACGCCCATCAGCAGCAGGACGAGCACGGTGCCCGCGAGCCAGGGGACGGCGGTGAAACCGTCCTCCTCGTCGTTCTGCGCGGTGGTGGTGCCGCCGGGGCCCTCGTCGTTGCGGTGCCGGGCGCCCGCGCCGGGCGCCGCGGTGGCCTCGCCGCCGGCGGCGGAGCTGTCCGGCGCCTGCGCGCCCGAGCTGTCGCTCCCGCCGCCGGTGCTGACGGCGGGCTGGCTGTAGGGCGGGGTGACGGCGGTGCCCTGCCCGGCGGCGCCGGCCGGGGTCGGCTCGAACCGCACCCAGCCGGTGCCCTGGAAGTACAGCTCCGGCCAGGCGTGCGCGTCCCGCGACCGGACGACCCATTCGCCCGGCCGGACCTCGCTGCCCGGCGTGTACCCCATCGCGACGCGGGACGGGATGCCGAGGATCCGGGCCAGCAGCGCCATCGACGCGGCGTACTGCTCGCAGTAGCCGCGCTTGCTGCGCAGCAGGAACTCGACGAGGTCGTTGCTGTGCTGCGGCGCCGGCGCGGACAGGTCGTAGGTGTACCCGCCGTCGACGGTGAACCAGCGCTGCAGCCGGACGGCCTGCGCGAGCGCGGTCGACGACCCGGCGGTGACCTGCTCGGCCAGCTGCCTGACCTCCTGCGGGATGTTCTTCGGGACGGCCGTGTAGTGCGCGACGATGTCGTCCGGGTAGCCGGCCGCGGCGGCGAGCTGCCCGCTGGTCGGGTCGGTGCGCAGGCTCTCGACGGTGTAGGCGCGGCCGCCCGCCGAGTCGCGCAGCGAGTAGACCATCAGCGACGAGGCGTGCACCCGCCAGTCGCCCTTGATCGACACGCTGGTCGGCGCGTACGGCACCGGCAGGAACGTCATGTTCCTGACCTCGGGGCGGACCCGCACCTCGGTCGTCACCTTGTGCACCCGGCCCATGGTCAGCCCGGGCGGCGGCGGGAGCGACCGCCCGTGCACCACCTTGTCCTTGCCGCTGCTCTTCAGCGGGCTGTAGGTCCACCGGTCGCCGTCGAACCGGTCCAGGGCGTACAGGCGCAGGTAGTCGGGACCGTCGGGGTCGTCGGTGCGGTAGGTGAGGACGACCGAGTCGTCCAGCCGGGTCAGCT
It encodes:
- a CDS encoding DUF3488 and transglutaminase-like domain-containing protein gives rise to the protein MRIRMTAMAGVATLAGSLGLYPLFEKSGWFWAGFGAVLAVAGGGMLSRRLRLPAPMNLVFGLAALLLYLNLVYASDRAWLAFVPSPESLRHLGDLAGGGWQAANRYAAPVPLLPGIAMLTATGIGLVAALVDLLAVRLHRTAPAGLPLLAMYSVPAAVREDGVGWLAFGAGALGFLGLLMADAREKVGGWGRTVTTHRRPREVPLAGADSPPAAGAAPPDATPLAVSGRRIAVGAVAVAVLLPAAVPGLEPRGMFGLGDGGNGGTRTVTTPDPLVSLKRELTRLDDSVVLTYRTDDPDGPDYLRLYALDRFDGDRWTYSPLKSSGKDKVVHGRSLPPPPGLTMGRVHKVTTEVRVRPEVRNMTFLPVPYAPTSVSIKGDWRVHASSLMVYSLRDSAGGRAYTVESLRTDPTSGQLAAAAGYPDDIVAHYTAVPKNIPQEVRQLAEQVTAGSSTALAQAVRLQRWFTVDGGYTYDLSAPAPQHSNDLVEFLLRSKRGYCEQYAASMALLARILGIPSRVAMGYTPGSEVRPGEWVVRSRDAHAWPELYFQGTGWVRFEPTPAGAAGQGTAVTPPYSQPAVSTGGGSDSSGAQAPDSSAAGGEATAAPGAGARHRNDEGPGGTTTAQNDEEDGFTAVPWLAGTVLVLLLMGVPMALRMITRRRRWAALAPPPSPPPPGAPPRPRTRAAAAPDPAGAAHAAWREMRADALDHGLEWRPSDSPRATARRLGELLELDAAGAQALTRIARAEELARYSQSRSPEPAERLRADVRTVREAFAASVGRRTRWRARLLPPSTMAQTRTALRTAGDRVLDVTARLNDLPSRLRRK
- a CDS encoding DUF3040 domain-containing protein; protein product: MPLSEHEQRMLEQIESALYAEDPKFAHAVRSTNPQVHYKRRIVKAALGFVVGVCALMAGLVINEGTVTIAISVTGFLLMVVCCVWALTSWKRMTGIGNEPARPGGGRAARPAKAGFMERMEERWRRRTEGD
- a CDS encoding methyltransferase domain-containing protein, with translation MSDVRGVVVTGRQQKRVRGGSRVRSAVLWEALRAVLGRITPEAGPRDVVDVGGGTGGFAVPLAELGHRVTVVDANPDALAALERRAAESGVRVRAVQGDAVDLPDLLGPDAADLVLCHSVLEYVDDPGAAMAALTGAVRPGGSVSVLVAGQVAAALHRAVAGHFDDARRVLTDPAGRWGDGDRMPRRFTRETLSALVRGAGLRVAELHGVRIFADLVPSGLLDGDSDSADALIALESVAAVHPVLRDLATQLHLVADKPAG
- a CDS encoding DNA polymerase IV, producing MSRKQQLHRPGPQPGPPADDTGCHILHVDMDAFFVSVELLERPELRGRPVIVGGAGPRGVVSAASYEARAFGVHSAMPMTRARRLCPQAVVLPVSHGKYSRVSAAVFEIFRSVTPLVEGLSLDEAFLDVAGARRRLGRPARIAQVIREQVRDQQGITCSVGVASTKFIAKLASTRCKPDGLLVVPADGAVDFLHPLPVASLWGVGERTEQTLVRLGLRTVGQLAQVPLPTLQRELGTALGAHLHELAWGRDAREVVPETPDKSIGAEETFDTDVDDPEVIRRTLLRLAEKTGERLRAGGNAGRTVSVKLRMASFKTITRARTLSEPTDLARVIYVTACELYEAAGLERVRLRLVGVRVENLGPAGEAPRQLAFDEPERGWREAERAMDQVAHRFGRGAVRPAALVRRAADGDGRDGRDGRQ